A stretch of DNA from Vigna radiata var. radiata cultivar VC1973A unplaced genomic scaffold, Vradiata_ver6 scaffold_70, whole genome shotgun sequence:
actctaaaaaaatgtaatgataTTTCTTACCGTCCATGAAGCATATAAACGAGTTGAATAATCATCATATAGTTTAGGAATCACCTGATATAGTAATGTACTGGattaattagaatattttttatatcaactaAATTacatacatttatatttttgtgaaaaaagaagaagctaaCTTTGGTAATTATAACTCACATGCCATCCAGTTGAAATTTTGTTAGTAAATTCTATTGGTCCATTTTGAATCCATAAATGAGACATAGATATTTGAGATTTGGTATGAACTTCTGGATTATAAATAGCATTTCTTCCGCTGATTCCGTAATAAGGACCATAACGTGGTGGAATTGAAACTTCTGCAagcttaaaaatttaatatatttaaagaaaaaaataaaaaaaaaattagatgaaatataattaataaaaataaagtatgaaCATTTTAATAGttagttttataatatatcttaCATGAACACCTGGAAGATCTTTAACCAATATATCGTCATTTAACAACGATTTTTCTCGAATAAGATCATCTTTTGTTATTCTCATTATAGGAACGGTATTTGTTGGACATTTATCCTTACCCAATCCAAAAATGGATGTCAATCTTGAATTATTGACATTTGACTTTTCAATCCTATTTTGAAAGTTGGGTTTTCTCTACaattaaagaaataagaaacacaaatatcaaaacatgaaaaaattgtaaaataaaggttgaaattaatgtgaaaaattgagaaagaaatggaaagtcaaatttatttctatttaaagaTTTACTTTATATACATACCTGTAATTTATGGTCCTTCAATAAAGGATGATCAAATGCTGGTTGTTTGAAAATGTCAATACAATCAATAATATCTCCAAATTCAGTCTATAAATTCCAAAATAAAGCGCATATAAGAAAATTATCGAACCATACATTATGATATCAACTTCTACTAAAGAAAGCAATgctgaaatataaaaaaaataaaataaaattgtgaaataCATTAATAGTCTTGATAGGAGACTTATTAAGGAGCTTAAGTTGTTTTTCCAACTCCATGTCTTCCTTTAGTGTAGTCCGAATTCCGTCAACTTTATAATTAACATGACTAATCAACAAATATAAGACGAACAACAATGTATTGATCATGTTTTACACAACAATGTATagatcaaaaacaaaaacacacacacatatatatatatatatatatatatatatatatatatatatatatatatataaaataaattaatgatattttaacctGCTACATTAATTAATGGTTGtcatgaaaaacaaatatagcaattaatacatatttattattcaaccgtttttatttagcttttattatatatctttctttattaattgtaataaatataGGTTCTTTAACACTTATTATTTTGTCtttcaataaataaagaataaaatatgatttttgcaTCAAATATGTTGTTAGTATTGATCTTAAATTagtgtttaattaaataattaataatcttgttagatatattagataattatacatcttatatatctttatcttttatctttaattagtttgttattattccttatttgtattttaggcttagtttatattttttctataagaAATAGAGTATCCTACGTGTTTATTCAACATAAGGGAGATTAATACAACACAtagttttcattatattaaacatggtatcaaagtctAAGGTTCCAACACCTGTGTTTGCATACCTCAATCCTCGCTCCTAATTTCAATTCTCTACAATGTCTTTTTTAACGGTTAACCATTGTTCACTGCCATTGTCCACCAATAATCCCCGTGGAGGgtgatgaatcattattttgtcaTATTCACTTACCTTTTCGCACCGAATTTAATTAGTGAATTGTGCCTAAGTGTCAATTATTCTCTCTATTTTgctatttgggcttaatttgaccagtaattcatattttaattaatttgaattatttaagattaatcattcctattattattttcaacttaGTTTATAGACTTTTATTTTGGACTTTAAGAAAAGATGTCATGTTATTTATCCACCtcaaatttgtttttccttttatttgttttttctttgtattttggacCAAAATTAGTTTTAGGTCCATTTTGGGTCATATTTGTGAAAGGCCCAAAAGAGGGGCTGACTTGGGACCTAGGGTTGAGTGCCCATTCTACTCATTATATTCCATTGCATTCTTTTGGACGTGAGAGCTCCTCCCTTTggggtttaggttttatttcgttttccttctcttttgtTCATTTTGAATTCGTTTGAAGTTGAATTAGAATAATGTTTATTGTTCTTGCCTCCTCTGCTTATTCTTGCCTCCTTTGTACTTCcaattccattttcattttcgcATTGCAACTTCGTTTCAAGTTCTATTTCATTTTGCAGTTCTGTATTCAattgtattttctcttttgaaCTTCGTTTTTTGGGTTCATTTCCTTTTTCTAGGTTCATTTCCGTTTTATAGGTTCATTTCGTTTTTCCAGTTCGCATTATCTCGCTCTAATGTTTTCAGTTTCGTTTTTCTATTTGCACTTATTTTTAATCGGAGCTTGAATTTTGTTGGTTGGTGACTAGAGAGATTGCAAATGTGCCCTTGAGATTGGTGTGTTGTCATTTGATTCTGTTGTTGTTGCCTTGCATTATGTTTAATGTGCTCTGTGCTTGCAATTAGGACACACTTAGTGGTCTAATTGGTGTTTAATCTCcgcttagttgattaaactGTGTGATGCATAATTGATTAGATATATGCATTGTGTTTgcttaattcataattttgaagactggattaaccttcgcttagttggttaattcgTGTTGAATTACAGGTGAGAGAGTAGCATGTAATTTGTTGTTAACCAAGAATTGGGAACATTGCAATTGAACTAGTTTCCAATCGTTTTTAATCCCTATTTAATTTGAGTTAATTAAGTTGTTGATTTCAATTCATAAATTTGTTCAAAACCCCCCTACTCCACACCACGTGTTTGATCATATGATAGAACCCAAAAATTGGTCCTtaagagatgacctaggagtcattccctagttaTTGCATTTAATTTGGAACATCAATTTGAGTCAAGCATGACATAGACGATCAAATTTTgcaccgttgtcggggaccaacggttctatcttatgttttatgtgtttgtgtatgttttgtttagTGTGTTTcctatttgtttgttttgagtttgtgcattttgttttgtgtttgtttcGTGTTAAAATAAGGAGAATTGGAGATATTTGTCATGTTGTTTGTgcaaaaccactaaaaaccaTCGAAAACCACCTTCAAAATCACCATGAATAGTGTCATGAAATGTACCTACTTTTCCTAATGAATTGgctatttttgttttggtagCTAGAGGTGTTacttttctttgaaatttttgtgtgCACTTCTTTTGGTCcatattttgttagaaaaatcCCAGAAGTACTTATGCCAGTCCCAATTGTGAGTTacaaaaagttttgaaaataggatTTGTCGAAACTTCAAACTGCGATAACTTTTGATCCTTTTATCAGAATTGGACATATCATATATGAACTTTGTGTAGAAAATAAAAggctttttctattttttttttaattatcaagtTTTACTTTCCCATCTTTCCAAACTTTCTTTTTATGGTAAAACTAGTTATCCTTTAAATTTTGCTTTGAAAATGTTTGTGTTattatttcatgattttagAGTGTTGCTCACAAAATTGTAACTCATTTTGATTAGATAAGCAAATACTTGCAATTGTAACCACTTTATGTTTGCTTATGTTGACTTTTCATGATTTATGTTgacttagtgcatgactagGGGTCATCCTAGACTTCTAACACCCTTTGATCCTGTAATTGAGAAGACCTTTAATAgattagttaggcattctaagaatttgtctttagagtctgtaCCATTCGAGTTAGTACCATTAGAGTGTGAGCACTATCCTTCTGCGTCTTATATTGTGCATATTGCATCTGATTATGATTTTGCTAAATCTTATACTAAGAACAACATGGCTCTCAACCTCCAAGGACTCTTAGGAAGATGACGACACTTGATTTCACTTCTAAAAGCTTGTGTATCCAGTATTCTAATGAGGATGTTCCATATGTTCTCAAAACTAGACTGATCTATTTGTTGACCAAGTTTCATGGTGTTGCATGTGAATGCCCATATAAGCATCTGAAGGAGTTCCACATAGTCTGTTCAACAATGAAGCCTCCAAATGTCCCTGAAGatcacatcttcttgaaggcgtTCCCACATTCATTAGAGGGTGTGGCAAATGATTGATTGTATTACCTTGCGCCAAGGTCCAtcactagctgggatgatcttAAATTTTTGGAGGAAATTTTCCCAACATCAAGGACCACGACCATAAGGAAAGATATCTCTAGAATAAGGCAGCTAGGTGGTCAAAGCTTGTATGAATATTGAGAAAGATTCAAGAAGCATGTACAAGTTGCCCACACTGATAACGATTGATTTTACTATTATCtataattc
This window harbors:
- the LOC106779931 gene encoding uncharacterized protein LOC106779931 gives rise to the protein MELEKQLKLLNKSPIKTINTEFGDIIDCIDIFKQPAFDHPLLKDHKLQRKPNFQNRIEKSNVNNSRLTSIFGLGKDKCPTNTVPIMRITKDDLIREKSLLNDDILVKDLPGVHLAEVSIPPRYGPYYGISGRNAIYNPEVHTKSQISMSHLWIQNGPIEFTNKISTGWHVIPKLYDDYSTRLYASWTTDNFKKTGCYNIRCAGFVQTSQNIYLGAPLGQPSIYGGPTYDFSQSISQDPVTKNWWLHVKRQFIGYFPAKLFTNMSSASEVGWGGRTRTTPRTLSPQMGSGHFPDGDCSHSGYFRKVTIEGVKRIPYGPETFQASSFTDNPKCFGVKYFGFLGPKFGNLIQFGGPGGKCGN